Proteins encoded within one genomic window of Cucumis sativus cultivar 9930 chromosome 3, Cucumber_9930_V3, whole genome shotgun sequence:
- the LOC101221483 gene encoding protein LOL1: protein MPPVPLAPYPTPPAPYTQPSNATQSQLVCSGCRNLLLYPVGATSVCCAVCNAVTAVPPPGTEMAQLVCGGCHTLLMYIRGATSVQCSCCHTVNLALEANQVAHVSCGNCRMLLMYQYGARSVKCAVCNFVTSVGMSTSAIDQKA, encoded by the exons ATGCCACCAGTTCCTCTTGCTCCATATCCAACCCCTCCAGCTCCCTATACACAACCTTCTAATG CCACACAGAGCCAACTTGTGTGCTCAGGATGCAGAAACCTTTTACTTTATCCTGTTGGGGCAACCTCTGTTTGCTGTGCTGTTTGTAATGCAGTTACTGCTGTACCGCCACCCG GCACAGAAATGGCACAATTGGTGTGTGGAGGCTGCCACACTCTTCTCATGTACATCCGTGGTGCCACGAGTGTCCAATGTTCTTGTTGCCACACTGTCAACTTAGCTTTGGAAG CGAATCAGGTGGCGCACGTTAGCTGCGGGAACTGCAGGATGCTACTGATGTATCAATATGGAGCACGATCAGTGAAATGTGCAGTATGCAATTTTGTAACATCAGTTGGG ATGTCAACGAGTGCAATCGATCAAAAAGCATAA